In Flavivirga abyssicola, the following are encoded in one genomic region:
- a CDS encoding SH3 domain-containing protein: MKKVLYIVSFLLSLTAFSQNQALFEKANALYNEGKYAEAIDNYNAILDTGKHSADLYFNLANAHYKLNNIAPSIYFYEKALQLAPDDGDIKNNLSFAQNMTIDAIDVIPEAGFSKLIKSMTNMMSFDNWARTAVGLVFCFVILVLVYYFAYSTLRKRLAFMGSLASLVLLCVSLAFAFHKYNLDKKDNPAIIFVQESKVKSDPNPKSEESFRLHEGTKIQVLESYNNWQKIKLADGKMGWVKSEDIKLLNNI, from the coding sequence ATGAAAAAAGTTCTTTACATAGTATCGTTTTTGTTGAGCTTAACTGCTTTTTCTCAAAATCAAGCATTATTTGAAAAAGCCAATGCCTTATATAATGAAGGTAAATACGCCGAAGCGATAGATAATTATAATGCTATTTTAGATACAGGGAAACATTCGGCCGATTTGTATTTTAATCTGGCAAATGCACATTATAAACTAAACAACATTGCACCAAGTATCTATTTTTACGAAAAAGCATTGCAATTAGCACCAGATGACGGTGATATTAAAAATAACTTGTCATTTGCTCAAAACATGACCATTGATGCTATTGATGTTATTCCAGAAGCTGGATTTTCTAAACTCATAAAAAGTATGACCAATATGATGAGTTTTGATAATTGGGCAAGAACGGCTGTAGGTCTGGTATTTTGTTTTGTCATTTTAGTGCTCGTTTATTACTTTGCTTATTCAACGTTAAGGAAACGTTTAGCGTTTATGGGAAGTTTAGCCTCATTAGTTTTATTATGTGTATCACTTGCATTTGCATTTCATAAATACAACTTAGATAAAAAAGATAATCCTGCAATTATTTTTGTGCAAGAAAGTAAAGTAAAAAGCGATCCAAACCCTAAAAGTGAAGAGTCTTTTAGATTACATGAAGGCACTAAAATACAGGTGTTAGAGTCGTATAACAACTGGCAGAAAATCAAACTTGCTGATGGTAAAATGGGCTGGGTAAAATCAGAAGACATAAAGTTGCTGAATAATATTTAA
- a CDS encoding universal stress protein, which produces MKNNINKYKILVLSDLKKSTNATLKSTVSLAKMINGDIDFFHVKKPSDVVEKESQLSAMRTINKEHFAIEKEIQDLITPISKDYGVNINYSFTYGNVKDEMRKYIKLNKPDIIVLGKRKSKALNFISYGITNFILKEHDGVIMLADNDNVLEPNKDISLGLLNGVEESFNLEFIEDLINHTQKPLKSFRIGKSHSDTSTKMNKHINKKMIEYVFEASDNTTDNLSNYVSKNNINLLCVNRDKKNTVKNENTSGSDIKTFMGKLNVSFLVTRG; this is translated from the coding sequence ATGAAAAATAATATAAATAAATATAAGATATTAGTCCTTTCAGATTTAAAAAAATCGACAAATGCAACATTAAAAAGCACAGTCAGTTTAGCTAAAATGATAAATGGAGACATAGATTTTTTCCATGTTAAAAAGCCTAGTGACGTTGTAGAAAAAGAAAGTCAATTATCGGCTATGCGTACTATAAATAAAGAGCATTTTGCAATTGAAAAGGAAATACAAGATTTAATAACACCGATTTCCAAAGATTACGGAGTAAACATAAATTATTCATTTACCTATGGAAATGTAAAGGATGAAATGCGTAAATACATCAAACTTAATAAACCCGACATCATTGTTTTAGGTAAAAGAAAATCTAAAGCACTTAATTTTATAAGTTACGGCATTACAAATTTTATTCTTAAAGAACATGACGGTGTAATAATGCTGGCAGATAATGATAATGTATTGGAGCCAAATAAAGACATATCACTTGGTTTACTAAACGGGGTTGAAGAATCATTTAATCTAGAATTTATTGAGGACTTGATCAATCATACACAAAAGCCTTTGAAATCTTTTAGAATTGGTAAAAGCCATTCAGATACAAGCACAAAAATGAATAAGCATATCAATAAAAAAATGATTGAATATGTCTTTGAAGCAAGTGATAATACCACTGATAACCTTTCTAATTATGTATCAAAAAATAATATTAACTTATTATGCGTAAATAGAGACAAGAAAAATACCGTAAAAAACGAAAACACATCAGGATCTGATATTAAAACTTTTATGGGGAAG
- a CDS encoding SulP family inorganic anion transporter — translation MFKTIKNDLPASIVVFFVALPLCLGIALASGAPLFSGLIAGIIGGVVVGALSGSKIGVSGPAAGLAAIVLTAIGTLGGYQNFLVAVVLGGAIQLLFGVLKAGIIGYYFPSSVIKGMLTGIGIIIILKQIPHFFGYDANPEGDLFFFEVDSKGTFSELIGTVNHIKLGSALIGIIGLAILILWDKVLSKKGKIFQLVQGPLVAVVVGIIFYVITSSNEVLAISQSHLVSVPVPEDASSFFGQFSFPNFSVITNPEVWIVAFTIALVASLETLLCVEATDKLDPNKNVTPTNRELLAQGTGNILSGLVGGLPITQVIVRSSANIQSGGVSKMSAIVHGFFLLISVVLIPRLLNMIPLSVLAAVLLVVGYKLAKPSLFKKMFNLGWKQSIPFTVTVLGIVFIDLLYGIGLGLGVGIIVILIKSYQNSHFLHIEDKSNGKHKIKMTFAEEVTFFNKGAILKELDSLPRDTYLELDVRKTRYLDNDIIEILEDFAFKANERDIDIKLISERGMVENPSSFIEFFKLRPKAT, via the coding sequence ATGTTTAAAACTATTAAGAATGACTTACCAGCGAGTATAGTCGTATTTTTTGTTGCACTACCATTATGTTTAGGTATTGCATTAGCAAGTGGAGCCCCCCTTTTTTCAGGATTAATAGCAGGAATTATAGGAGGTGTTGTTGTTGGAGCTTTAAGTGGCTCAAAAATTGGAGTTAGCGGACCAGCTGCAGGTTTAGCAGCTATTGTTTTAACAGCTATAGGAACCTTAGGAGGATATCAAAACTTCTTGGTAGCTGTTGTATTAGGAGGTGCTATTCAACTATTATTCGGCGTTTTAAAAGCAGGGATTATTGGATACTATTTCCCGTCTTCAGTAATTAAGGGGATGTTAACAGGTATTGGAATTATCATTATTTTAAAGCAAATACCTCATTTTTTTGGCTATGATGCCAATCCCGAAGGTGATTTATTTTTCTTTGAAGTAGACAGTAAAGGAACCTTTTCAGAACTAATAGGTACTGTAAACCATATAAAGCTAGGTTCTGCTTTAATTGGTATAATAGGATTAGCTATTTTAATACTTTGGGATAAAGTATTATCTAAAAAAGGAAAGATATTTCAATTAGTACAAGGACCACTTGTAGCTGTTGTGGTTGGAATTATTTTTTATGTTATTACATCATCAAATGAAGTTTTAGCAATATCGCAATCACATTTAGTGAGTGTGCCAGTTCCAGAAGATGCTTCATCATTTTTTGGACAATTCAGTTTTCCTAATTTTAGTGTTATTACTAATCCAGAAGTATGGATTGTTGCATTTACAATTGCCTTAGTAGCAAGTTTAGAAACTTTACTGTGCGTAGAAGCGACCGATAAGTTAGATCCTAACAAGAATGTAACGCCTACTAATAGAGAATTGTTAGCTCAAGGTACAGGTAATATTCTTTCAGGGCTAGTTGGAGGTTTACCAATAACACAAGTAATTGTTAGGAGTTCGGCAAATATTCAATCAGGTGGTGTATCAAAAATGTCAGCAATTGTTCATGGGTTTTTCTTATTAATTTCGGTTGTTTTAATTCCTAGATTATTAAACATGATTCCGTTATCTGTATTAGCTGCAGTATTATTGGTTGTTGGATATAAATTAGCAAAGCCTTCTTTGTTTAAAAAAATGTTTAATTTAGGATGGAAACAATCCATACCGTTTACAGTAACAGTTTTGGGAATTGTTTTCATCGATCTTTTATATGGAATAGGACTTGGATTAGGTGTTGGCATTATCGTTATCCTTATTAAAAGCTATCAAAACTCACATTTTCTACATATAGAAGATAAAAGTAATGGAAAGCATAAAATAAAAATGACATTTGCCGAAGAGGTTACGTTTTTTAATAAAGGAGCAATCCTTAAAGAATTAGATAGCCTACCAAGGGATACCTATTTAGAATTGGATGTTAGAAAAACAAGATATTTAGATAATGATATTATTGAGATTTTAGAAGATTTTGCATTTAAAGCGAATGAAAGAGATATTGATATTAAATTGATTTCAGAACGTGGTATGGTTGAAAATCCATCAAGCTTTATTGAGTTTTTTAAATTGAGACCCAAAGCAACTTAA